The Candidatus Nitrosymbiomonas proteolyticus genome has a segment encoding these proteins:
- a CDS encoding pyruvate dehydrogenase E1 subunit beta: MAVAELTYRDALRAALVEEMDRNPDVFLIGEDIGKYKGTFRVTDGLFEKYAAEPGDWLVEPFGRVPHDGIGRRVIDTPITEPAIVGFATGAAMTGLRPVVEMMTMSFSILAIDQIINHAAKVHYMTGGQFTVPLVIRGPGGAAHQLSAQHSHSLEGWYAHVPGLKVVAPAFPADAKGLLKSAIRDDNPVIFTENPGLYGIKGEVSDDPDETVPFGKANIVREGTDVSLVAYSRMVHVCLKAAEKLESEGIQAEVVDVRSLLPLDTETIFGSISRTHRAVVVYEDWKSGGFGAEIASRIGESCFDDLDAPVLRVGGLNVPMPYARNLELKCIPNEDDVIVKVRQLL; encoded by the coding sequence ATGGCCGTCGCTGAACTCACTTATCGCGACGCGCTCCGCGCTGCTCTGGTCGAGGAGATGGACCGGAACCCCGACGTTTTTCTGATCGGCGAGGACATCGGGAAATACAAAGGAACGTTTAGGGTCACCGACGGCCTCTTCGAAAAGTACGCAGCGGAACCTGGCGATTGGCTGGTCGAGCCTTTCGGACGCGTACCCCATGACGGCATAGGAAGAAGGGTGATCGATACGCCCATCACCGAGCCGGCGATCGTGGGCTTCGCGACGGGCGCGGCGATGACCGGCTTGCGGCCCGTCGTCGAGATGATGACGATGTCGTTCTCGATTCTCGCCATCGACCAGATCATCAACCACGCCGCCAAAGTCCATTACATGACCGGTGGGCAGTTCACCGTGCCGCTGGTGATCCGGGGTCCAGGCGGAGCCGCTCACCAACTGAGCGCCCAGCACAGCCACTCGCTGGAAGGGTGGTACGCCCACGTGCCGGGCCTTAAGGTGGTCGCGCCCGCTTTTCCTGCGGATGCGAAAGGACTCCTCAAGTCGGCGATTCGGGACGACAACCCCGTCATCTTCACGGAGAACCCTGGGCTGTACGGAATCAAGGGCGAGGTCAGCGACGATCCAGACGAGACGGTCCCGTTCGGAAAGGCGAACATCGTGCGAGAGGGCACGGACGTGAGCCTAGTCGCATACAGCCGGATGGTCCATGTCTGCCTCAAGGCTGCTGAGAAGTTGGAGTCGGAAGGAATACAAGCCGAGGTCGTCGATGTCCGGAGCCTCCTGCCGCTCGACACCGAGACGATCTTCGGGTCGATTTCTCGAACTCACCGCGCCGTAGTGGTCTATGAAGACTGGAAGAGCGGAGGCTTCGGAGCGGAGATCGCGAGTCGCATCGGCGAGAGCTGCTTTGACGACCTCGATGCTCCGGTGCTCCGGGTGGGAGGTCTGAACGTTCCCATGCCCTACGCGCGAAACCTCGAACTCAAGTGCATTCCCAACGAAGACGACGTCATCGTGAAGGTTCGTCAGCTTCTCTGA
- a CDS encoding thioredoxin, with protein MKKWLLGVPAAAIVAFAVAQGSGTQYIQSFVKALSSADSIVAEYTYQPLNGARTNYTVAFAKPNKLRIDSDFQLIVADGTKVTYYDKRAKTYYSDEQSNASIAQLLSDDKVGIWAPFFGKNIETGATKVLGARKSRGVTLTGVEAQMPGGAKTVTFYFSEDGLARQAEFAFKNGANVERYLFDSKSIQIGAATEALFAFRAPQDARELSAEERMSDKWFTNLEEAKKAAKASNRLIFTDFFATWCGPCKALEAEVFTTDRFKALSKKFVFLKIDVDLQPDVMKAYGVTAMPTQMILNADGGVLKKTVGYGGPEAFYSFIEGVE; from the coding sequence GTGAAGAAGTGGTTACTTGGGGTTCCTGCCGCCGCGATCGTCGCATTTGCCGTGGCGCAGGGTTCCGGAACGCAATACATTCAGAGCTTTGTCAAGGCGCTCTCTTCGGCGGACTCGATTGTGGCCGAATACACCTATCAGCCGCTCAACGGCGCGCGAACGAACTATACGGTTGCCTTCGCTAAGCCCAACAAGCTAAGGATCGACTCGGACTTTCAGTTGATCGTCGCCGACGGTACTAAGGTAACGTATTACGACAAGAGGGCGAAAACCTATTATTCGGACGAGCAATCGAACGCGTCGATCGCGCAGCTTCTGTCGGACGACAAGGTCGGCATTTGGGCGCCGTTCTTTGGGAAGAACATCGAAACCGGCGCGACCAAGGTGCTGGGCGCGCGCAAGTCGCGCGGGGTGACGCTGACGGGCGTCGAGGCTCAGATGCCCGGCGGCGCGAAAACCGTGACGTTCTACTTCAGCGAGGATGGACTGGCCCGCCAAGCCGAGTTCGCGTTCAAGAACGGCGCGAATGTCGAGCGGTACTTGTTCGACTCCAAGTCGATCCAGATCGGAGCCGCGACCGAGGCGCTGTTCGCTTTCCGAGCGCCGCAAGACGCCCGCGAACTGAGCGCCGAGGAGCGAATGTCCGACAAGTGGTTCACGAACCTCGAAGAGGCGAAGAAGGCTGCGAAGGCATCCAACCGGCTGATCTTCACCGACTTCTTTGCGACGTGGTGCGGACCCTGCAAGGCGCTTGAGGCCGAGGTGTTCACCACCGACCGCTTCAAGGCACTGTCCAAGAAGTTCGTGTTCCTCAAGATCGACGTCGATCTGCAACCCGACGTGATGAAGGCCTATGGCGTCACCGCGATGCCGACCCAGATGATCTTGAACGCCGATGGCGGCGTCCTCAAGAAGACCGTCGGATATGGCGGGCCCGAAGCCTTCTATAGCTTTATCGAAGGCGTCGAGTAA
- a CDS encoding pyruvate dehydrogenase E1 subunit alpha, whose protein sequence is MAKQAGLNSALSPADLEDLYREMVFLRHFEEKTNQAFRMGKAGGYLHVYIGSESLAMGWLHRIRKGYDYVITAYRDHAHALVLGCDPVEVMAEIMGKAGGLSRGKGGSMHLYSKDKQFYGGWGIVGGHTALGGGLALAAKYRKEDRVTLCYLGDGAANAGVFYETLNMAGLWNLPVVFIIENNQYAMGTSIERHAADTELLKRAIPFGIRHERLDSQDLIQVMQDAERIVETVRADSKPYLVEAMTYRFAGHGAADHDRSLYRSREEEISEETTDPIRLLEAHLEAQKLMTREKMEAIDEEMLAEADRVFHAADELPYPDDEEVYDHVYTDMAPEVGH, encoded by the coding sequence GTGGCCAAACAAGCAGGATTGAATTCCGCTCTTTCGCCTGCCGACCTCGAAGACCTGTATCGCGAAATGGTCTTCTTGCGGCACTTCGAAGAGAAGACCAACCAGGCCTTTCGCATGGGTAAGGCCGGAGGCTATCTTCACGTCTACATCGGTTCGGAGTCGCTCGCGATGGGGTGGCTCCACCGCATCCGCAAGGGATACGACTACGTAATCACCGCGTACCGCGACCATGCCCACGCGCTCGTGCTCGGATGCGATCCGGTCGAGGTCATGGCCGAGATCATGGGCAAGGCGGGGGGACTCAGTCGCGGCAAGGGCGGCTCGATGCACCTCTACAGCAAGGACAAGCAGTTTTACGGGGGCTGGGGCATCGTCGGCGGGCATACGGCCCTGGGGGGCGGACTGGCGCTCGCCGCCAAGTATCGTAAGGAGGATCGCGTGACCCTCTGCTACCTCGGCGATGGCGCCGCCAACGCGGGCGTTTTCTACGAAACCCTCAATATGGCGGGGCTTTGGAACCTGCCGGTGGTCTTCATTATCGAAAACAACCAGTACGCGATGGGGACCTCCATCGAGCGGCACGCGGCGGACACCGAGCTTCTGAAGCGGGCGATCCCGTTCGGCATACGGCACGAAAGGCTTGACAGCCAGGACTTGATCCAGGTGATGCAAGACGCCGAGCGGATCGTCGAGACGGTTCGAGCGGACTCTAAGCCTTACCTCGTCGAGGCCATGACGTACCGCTTTGCCGGGCACGGGGCCGCCGACCACGACCGCTCGCTGTATCGTTCGCGCGAGGAGGAGATTTCTGAGGAAACGACCGACCCGATTCGGTTGCTTGAAGCTCACCTCGAAGCGCAAAAGCTGATGACGCGCGAGAAAATGGAGGCGATCGACGAAGAGATGCTGGCCGAGGCCGACCGAGTGTTTCACGCCGCCGACGAACTGCCGTACCCCGACGATGAGGAAGTCTACGACCACGTGTATACCGACATGGCCCCCGAGGTGGGACACTGA
- a CDS encoding pyruvate dehydrogenase E1 subunit alpha encodes MSATPTSVTSPEKQGKRKGEATTLPHQRLTKDEHLEILMHLYLARYFDVRLVKEKRRGRLRGTLYSSHNQEAVLVGSLYALEPRDWISPIHRDMPAFFLKDARGGLRRSGRMGMSIQEVCCQVWGKVGSPGRARDNWSHIGSKEKRIIHSTSMLAGTIPVAAGVVLADRLNGENTVAVTYNGEGSTAQGIFHEAINFAAVHKLPVITVIENNQWAYGTPVHLEVPTEDVADRAKGYGIPGLVADGQDAWDVYDKVMDAVEWARAGKGPSIVECKTFRAYGHGDHDDDRAARYRPAEEVERGRSRDPIAVFKARLVKEGILTQEEADRYQPEGRSATEVRDEDFPPEVVEYLREGVEAALASPVPDEAEAEMWVFKE; translated from the coding sequence TTGAGCGCCACACCCACTTCAGTGACGTCGCCGGAGAAGCAAGGTAAGAGAAAGGGAGAAGCGACTACCCTGCCCCATCAACGGCTCACCAAGGACGAGCATCTCGAAATTTTGATGCACCTCTACTTGGCGAGGTACTTCGACGTCCGGCTAGTCAAGGAGAAGCGGCGCGGGCGGTTGCGAGGCACCCTCTACTCGTCTCACAACCAAGAGGCCGTCCTCGTGGGTTCGCTGTACGCTCTCGAACCGAGAGACTGGATCAGCCCGATCCACCGCGACATGCCGGCGTTCTTTCTCAAGGACGCCCGCGGAGGGCTGCGGAGGTCCGGAAGGATGGGCATGAGCATCCAAGAGGTTTGCTGCCAGGTGTGGGGAAAGGTCGGCTCTCCAGGGCGAGCCCGCGACAACTGGTCGCATATCGGCAGCAAGGAAAAGCGCATCATTCACTCAACTTCGATGCTGGCGGGGACGATTCCCGTTGCCGCCGGTGTCGTACTGGCCGACAGGTTGAACGGCGAGAACACTGTGGCCGTGACCTACAACGGCGAAGGTTCCACGGCGCAAGGGATCTTTCACGAGGCGATCAACTTCGCGGCGGTTCATAAGCTTCCGGTGATCACGGTCATCGAGAACAACCAGTGGGCTTATGGAACTCCCGTACACCTTGAAGTGCCGACCGAAGACGTCGCGGATCGCGCGAAGGGATATGGGATTCCCGGTCTCGTCGCCGACGGGCAAGACGCTTGGGACGTCTACGACAAAGTGATGGATGCGGTCGAGTGGGCGCGGGCAGGAAAGGGTCCGAGCATCGTCGAGTGCAAGACCTTCCGGGCTTACGGCCATGGCGACCATGACGACGACCGCGCGGCGAGGTACCGGCCTGCGGAAGAGGTCGAACGGGGCCGAAGCCGAGATCCGATCGCAGTGTTCAAGGCCAGGCTCGTGAAGGAAGGGATTCTCACTCAAGAGGAAGCCGACCGATACCAGCCCGAGGGCCGCAGCGCCACCGAAGTGCGCGATGAGGACTTCCCGCCCGAAGTCGTCGAATACCTCCGCGAGGGCGTTGAGGCTGCCCTGGCGTCGCCAGTTCCCGACGAAGCCGAAGCCGAGATGTGGGTTTTCAAAGAGTAG